Genomic window (Culex pipiens pallens isolate TS chromosome 3, TS_CPP_V2, whole genome shotgun sequence):
TCCTCCGGCGAAGCCAACGCCCGAGGACGAAACGTGCGCGGCTCGGTCCCTGTACTTTCCAGATGAAGCCATCTTTCCGGGTCATCCCCGCTTCAAGACGCTTACGCGGAACATTCGTCAGCGCAGAGGTGAAAAGGTATCGATCGATTTGCCCATATTCAAGGACAAGAATACGGTGATTCCGGTGGAGGGTAGCCTCCCGGAAAAGCCGGACCACGTGCACATGGACGCCATGGGCTTTGGAATGGGTTGCTGCTGCCTGCAGTTGACCTTCCAGGCTTGTAACATTACGGAGGCACGCACGCTGTACGATCAGCTCACTCCGATGTGCCCGATCATGCTGGCGTTGACGGCCGCCAGCCCTGCCTACCGGGGATATCTTACCGACGTGGACTGTCGCTGGAACGTCATCTCGGCCTCGGTTGACTGCCGAACTCGCGAGGAAAAGGGAGAAATTCCACTCAAGAACGATCGATTCCGCATCAACAAATCCCGGTACGACTCCATCGATTCGTATCTATCCCCAGCCGGAGAAAAGTACAACGACGTGCCTTTGGTTATGGATGAAGCCCTGTACAAACGACTCCGCGAAGGAGACATCGATCACCTGCTGGCGCAGCACATTGCCCACCTCTTCATCCGAGATTCAGTTTCGCTGTTCAGCGAGAAGGTCCACCAGAATGACAAAGAAGACACCGATCACTTTGAAAACATTCAATCTACCAACTGGCAAACGATGCGATTCAAGCCGCCACCGCCAAACTCACCGATCGGCTGGCGTGTCGAGTTCCGACCGTGCGAGGCTCAGTTGACCGACTTTGAAAACGCTGCCATCGTTTGCTTCGTCGTTCTGTTGACCCGCGTCATCCTGTCCTACCAGCTGGACTTCCTCATCCCGATCAGCAAAGTGGACGAAAATATGCAAACCTCCCAAAAGCGTGGAGCCGTGCTGACGGAGAAATTCTGGTTCAAGAAGAACATCAACGGCGCCAAGGAGAACAATCACAGCAACGAATCCAACGGACTGGACGCCGAGTACGAACTAATGACCATCGACCAGATCATCAACGGCAAGGGTTGCTTCCCGGGGCTAGTCCCTCTGATCAACAGCTACCTCGGCTCGATGGACGTGGACGCCGACACGCACTGCACCATCCAGCAGTATCTAAAACTGATCCAGAAGCGCGCCTCCGGAGAGCTACTCACCACGGCTTCGTGGATTCGAAAGGAAATCACCGAACACGAAGAGTACAAGTAAGCATCGACATCGTACAACCCTCCCAATCAATCGCAAACCTaatcaccattttcaaaaacaggCACGACTCGGTGGTGAGCGAGCGCATCTGCTACGACCTGCTCAAGAAGGGCAAGGACATCCAGGACGGCATCCGGCCCTGTCCGGAGCTGCTCGGCGCGAACGTGGGCTCCAAGACCGCCGACAACATTCCGCCGGCGATCGAGAAGCACCTGACCAAGCACTGCTGAAGGAACCGCGCTCGTTCCAGTTCAAATTGTTTGTAAACCTTAAATATTAGTGTTTTTGCGTTTTTATTAAGAAGCATTTAAAGCATAAAACTATACACTGTTTGAGAAACGAAGatgtttttaatttgcaaaactattgtagtgaaaaaaaaaagaaatcaaaagtagTGTTTAATTATACgggtaaaaagattttttccacCCTCCCCTCAATTGATTTCCAGATAATTGGAGAATTGAATAGGTTTACGAATTTGGCTAGTTTTACGTTTTGTTTAGTTTCTAAGGAATTTTGTCGTACTTCATACTTTTTAATATTCCTTCTTCGCCAATCATCCGCAATAGTTTAGTTGAACAGAGCAACCGATCAATGTAAAGTTATTATGATTCCAGCAAAGCAAACGGCCTTCATCTTTTGGATTAGAATTACTCTTCTTAGGAGGTTTGAAGTGTGCGGTACTTTTGCAATACTTTAGTATTACTCGCACTTCTATTCTATTGAGCAGGTATAGTTATTGTTCTTGATGTATTTTCCACAGTGTATTATGAACGATCAATAAAATGAATCTTCACAATCTGGCCTCCAACAGaagtttactttttattttaaagtgtcGACTTAAATAACAGTGAAAAATTGCCTCATGATTGTCATTTTTCTTTGACTTCTCCTAATGACATACAGTGGACTCTATAGCTGTCGATCATCTCGATacatcaataaatttttcagtcccttcaaatagattgctttgatttttcgttctataatttgataactcccgctctcgacggtcccttcaatatcgacaacgagagagtccactgtaatatatttttttgcaattcagtcGAAACTGCCTACTTCTCTACcatatttaaaataatggaaaattaatacacttcaataccagtgctgaaaaaattttcatcactagtatcgaaaagtaacattttacatttttttttttttttgaacagtgaatttacttaacacatggatgtttgacataaaattccattcaaagagcgtttttttcggaattgaaaaaattttgtaaacttcgttgaataaatgtacgactcgtgctgaaaaaatcttctttttgcaacttgttgcataaactactactgagggcctcgtggcgcggtggttagcggcttcggctgccgatccctaagttgctatggggcgcgggttagattctcgccttatcctcctggccttctatcggatggggaagtaaaacgtcggtccatttgcgtaaaagaggttttgggtgactcaccacacataaccttcggacgcctagaaatgagcagaaacttgcaacagagcccacaaaagacccgggggtcgttaaagcggattgctttgctttttttttgcataaactactatttcagcttTTTGATCATTGTGAGTTgaattgagattttttgtaGAACCTACCTATTACAGCAGTAATCGAAACATTTGGATCGTCTAtctaaataataatataatttgtctttgatctaaacatttttcaattcaattcagttttattggtgaataatcaagttagaATAAGTTAGTTTTGCGTTCCGTAAAGAATTTTTGGGTtcatttcagctgtgttttggattataatttgtttttgagcaattGAAGATGTTAAACAATGCATAttcaaaagtaagaaaaagtaaATAAACATACTTGCTAAGGAAGgggaaaagagagagagaagagaTCAAAATTCGTTAAACCAGCAGGATCCAGATCAAAAGTGCaccaatttggctcaaatttggcatgggagttTCTTGGCCAAAAATAAGTTAAACCCGAGGttagatccgtatttttttgggattagggtggtccaaaaaatggcctTTTTTAACGATGTTAGCAAAAACCAcgattaaaattttctaaaatcgactgaaccaattttagctgAGTGGCCAGAATACCAGACATTaaccgattatccgaagttcgattattcaaaggtttgtatgggacttcgaataaccaaatcacgaacaaaatattttttttttgattttcaaaatcgagTTATGCGAcactattttagtcaaatttaaatagttgattgcttatttaattacaaaatgcatttttttaatacatgATCATTCTAGATCACTTTAACCTAGTTCAAGGGTCGTACTCAAGCTCGACATTCAAAAGAAGACAACGAAAATCAATtttgtgattcaattatccgaagtcaaATTATGCCAAGGCCTTCGGGTAATCGAGCCTGGACTTCTCCATCGAATTGAGTTTCCGGTACTTTTcgctggagacgcatggtgctttcCGATTCAAATCTTTTGCGGTACTGTGCATTGAAAttcctcaaaaaatcaaagatttttaatcgagcccaaacatgctcaatatGATTAAGgaaaatgaattcaaaaattgttttcatttaaTAAAACTTCTATTTCCACTAAAATGTTTATgctaccgaaaaaaaaaatttggtggagGAGGTTGGTGAAAtaacctttgaaaaatatttgcaatttgattttttaatgagcTTAAAAATGTTAATGTTATTATTAAGAATCTCTGAAGTTTCCTTTTTGGATCGAAGTAGGCTACGATCAGAGAAAGACGTAAAAATTTTCGCTG
Coding sequences:
- the LOC120416144 gene encoding glutamate--cysteine ligase, which gives rise to MGLLSEGSPLSWEETKALAQHVREHGIEQFINMYARLRDRQGDMLKWGDEVEYIIVRFDDEQKAAQVSLRAREMLAVLNEKEAADPQGVKSLWRPEYGAYMIEGTPGKPYGGLLAHFNVVEANMRYRRLEVAEMLSPGEHVMSITNFPRLGCPNFTFPPAKPTPEDETCAARSLYFPDEAIFPGHPRFKTLTRNIRQRRGEKVSIDLPIFKDKNTVIPVEGSLPEKPDHVHMDAMGFGMGCCCLQLTFQACNITEARTLYDQLTPMCPIMLALTAASPAYRGYLTDVDCRWNVISASVDCRTREEKGEIPLKNDRFRINKSRYDSIDSYLSPAGEKYNDVPLVMDEALYKRLREGDIDHLLAQHIAHLFIRDSVSLFSEKVHQNDKEDTDHFENIQSTNWQTMRFKPPPPNSPIGWRVEFRPCEAQLTDFENAAIVCFVVLLTRVILSYQLDFLIPISKVDENMQTSQKRGAVLTEKFWFKKNINGAKENNHSNESNGLDAEYELMTIDQIINGKGCFPGLVPLINSYLGSMDVDADTHCTIQQYLKLIQKRASGELLTTASWIRKEITEHEEYKHDSVVSERICYDLLKKGKDIQDGIRPCPELLGANVGSKTADNIPPAIEKHLTKHC